One region of Quercus lobata isolate SW786 chromosome 2, ValleyOak3.0 Primary Assembly, whole genome shotgun sequence genomic DNA includes:
- the LOC115975076 gene encoding alcohol dehydrogenase-like — translation MSSTAGQVIKCKAAVAWEAGKPLVIEEVELAPPQANEVRMKILFTALCHTDVYFWEAKGQTPMFPRIFGHEAGGIVESVGEGVTELKPGDHVLPIFTGECGKCSHCNSEESNLCDTLRINTERGVLLNDGKTRFSKNGKPIYHFLGTSTFSEYTIAHVGCVAKINPAAPLDKVCVLSCGVSTGMGATLNVAKPKKGQSVAVFGLGAVGLAACEGARMAGAGKIIGVDLNPDRFNEAKKFGVTDFVNPKDHDKPVQEVIAEMTNGGVDRAVECTGSFQAMIQAFECVHDGWGVAVLVGVPNKDDAFKTHPLNFLNERTLKGTFFGNYKPRTDIPSQVEKYMKKELELEKFITHSVPFSEINKAFDYMLKGESIRCIIRMDA, via the exons ATGTCAAGCACAGCCGGTCAGGTGATTAAGTGCAAAG CCGCGGTGGCATGGGAGGCTGGAAAGCCTTTAGTGATTGAAGAAGTGGAGTTGGCACCACCTCAGGCAAATGAAGTCCGCATGAAGATTCTCTTCACTGCTCTTTGCCACACTGATGTTTACTTCTGGGAAGCCAAG GGGCAAACACCGATGTTTCCTCGCATATTTGGTCATGAAGCGGGAGG AATTGTGGAGAGTGTAGGGGAGGGTGTGACTGAGCTCAAACCTGGAGACCATGTTCTCCCTATCTTCACTGGAGAATGTGGGAAATGCAGCCACTGTAATTCAGAGGAGAGCAACTTGTGTGACACTCTTCGGATCAATACTGAGAGAGGTGTTTTGCTCAATGATGGAAAGACAAGATTCTCCAAAAATGGAAAGCCCATTTACCACTTTCTTGGCACCTCCACATTTAGCGAATACACTATTGCTCACGTTGGCTGTGTTGCCAAGATCAACCCTGCAGCCCCACTTGACAAAGTTTGTGTACTTAGTTGTGGAGTATCCACAG GTATGGGTGCCACTTTGAATGTTGCAAAACCCAAGAAGGGTCAATCTGTAGCTGTCTTTGGATTGGGTGCTGTTGGCCTTGCa GCATGTGAAGGCGCAAGGATGGCTGGGGCTGGAAAAATCATTGGTGTTGATCTGAACCCTGATCGTTTCAACGAGG CCAAAAAGTTTGGAGTTACTGATTTTGTGAATCCAAAAGATCATGACAAGCCAGTTCAAGAG GTGATTGCTGAGATGACCAATGGAGGAGTGGATCGGGCTGTTGAATGTACGGGGAGCTTCCAGGCCATGATCCAAGCATTTGAATGCGTTCATGAT gGTTGGGGTGTTGCTGTACTTGTTGGAGTACCAAATAAAGACGACGCATTCAAGACTcatcctttaaattttttgaatgagagGACACTTAAGGGCACCTTTTTTGGCAATTACAAGCCCCGCACCGATATCCCTTCTCAGGTGGAAAAGTATATGAAAAAG GAGTTGGAACTGGAGAAATTTATCACTCACTCAGTCCCTTTCTCGGAGATCAATAAAGCGTTTGATTACATGCTGAAGGGGGAGTCTATCCGATGCATTATTCGCATGGATGCTTAA
- the LOC115975077 gene encoding alcohol dehydrogenase 1-like, with protein sequence MPSTAGQVIKCRAAVAWEAGKPLVIEEVEVAPPQANEVRIKILFNALCHSDVYFWEAKGQTPLFPRILGHEAGGVVESVGEGVTELKPGDHVLPCFTGECGDCRHCHSEESNLCETLRFNTDRGVMLNDGKTRFSKNGQPIYHFLGTSTFSEYTVVHVGCAAKINPEAPLDKVCVLSCGVSTGMGATLNVAKPEKGQSVAVFGLGTVGLAACEGARMAGAGRIIGVDLNPGRFNEAKKFGVTDFVNPKDHDKPVQEVIAEMTDGGVDRAVECTGSFKAMIQAFECVHDGWGVAVLVGVPGNDDAFTTHPMNFLNERTLKGTAFGNYKPRTDLPTQVEKYMKKELEVEKFITHSVPFSEINKAFDYLLKGQSIRCIIRMEA encoded by the exons ATGCCAAGCACAGCCGGTCAGGTCATTAAGTGCAGAG cCGCGGTGGCGTGGGAGGCTGGAAAGCCATTAGTGATTGAAGAAGTGGAGGTGGCACCACCTCAGGCAAATGAAGTCCGCATCAAGATTCTCTTCAACGCACTCTGCCACTCTGATGTTTACTTTTGGGAAGCTAAA GGGCAGACACCGTTGTTTCCTCGTATATTGGGTCATGAAGCTGGAGG AGTGGTGGAGAGTGTAGGAGAAGGTGTGACTGAGCTCAAACCAGGAGACCATGTTCTCCCGTGCTTCACTGGAGAATGTGGGGATTGCCGCCACTGTCATTCAGAGGAGAGCAACTTGTGTGAAACTCTTCGGTTCAATACTGATAGGGGTGTTATGCTTAATGATGGCAAGACAAGATTCTCCAAAAATGGACAGCCCATTTACCACTTTCTTGGCACCTCCACATTTAGCGAATACACTGTTGTTCATGTTGGCTGTGCTGCCAAGATCAACCCTGAAGCCCCACTTGACAAAGTTTGTGTACTTAGTTGTGGAGTATCCACAG GTATGGGTGCCACTTTGAATGTTGCAAAACCCGAAAAGGGTCAATCTGTAGCCGTCTTTGGATTGGGTACTGTTGGCCTTGCa GCTTGTGAAGGCGCAAGGATGGCTGGGGCTGGAAGAATCATTGGTGTTGATCTGAACCCTGGTCGTTTCAATGAGG CCAAAAAGTTTGGTGTTACTGATTTTGTGAATCCAAAAGATCATGACAAGCCAGTTCAAGAG GTGATTGCTGAGATGACCGATGGAGGAGTGGATCGGGCTGTTGAATGTACTGGAAGCTTCAAGGCCATGATCCAAGCATTTGAATGCGTTCATGAT gGTTGGGGTGTTGCAGTACTTGTTGGAGTACCAGGTAACGATGACGCATTTACGACTCATCCTATGAATTTTTTGAATGAGAGGACACTTAAGGGTACTGCTTTTGGCAATTACAAGCCCCGCACTGATCTTCCTACACAGGTGGAAAAGTACATGAAAAAG GAGTTGGAAGTGGAGAAATTTATCACTCACTCAGTCCCTTTCTCGGAGATCAACAAAGCGTTTGATTACTTGCTGAAAGGACAGTCTATCCGATGCATTATCCGCATGGAAGCTTAA
- the LOC115975080 gene encoding alcohol dehydrogenase 1-like — MSSTAGQVIKCRAAVAWEAGKPLVIEEVEVAPPQTNEVRIKILFNALCHSDVYFWEAKGQTPLFPRILGHEAGGVVESVGEGVTELKPGDHVLPCFTGECGDCRHCHSEESNLCETLRFNTDRGVMLNDGKTRFSKNGQPIYHFLGTSTFSEYTVVHVGCAAKINPEAPLDKVCVLSCGVSTGMGATLNVAKPEKGQSVAVFGLGTVGLAACEGARMAGAGRIIGVDLNPGRFNEAKKFGVTDFVNPKDHDKPVQEVIAEMTDGGVDRAVECTGSFKAMIQAFECVHDGWGVAVLVGVPGNDDAFTTHPMNFLNERTLKGTAFGNYKPRTDLPTQVEKYMKKELEVEKFITHSVPFSEINKAFDYLLKGQSIRCIIRMEA, encoded by the exons ATGTCAAGCACAGCCGGTCAGGTCATTAAGTGCAGAG cCGCGGTGGCGTGGGAGGCTGGAAAGCCATTAGTGATTGAAGAAGTGGAGGTGGCACCACCTCAGACAAATGAAGTCCGCATCAAGATTCTCTTCAACGCACTCTGCCACTCTGATGTTTACTTTTGGGAAGCTAAA GGGCAGACACCGTTGTTTCCTCGTATATTGGGTCATGAAGCTGGAGG AGTGGTGGAGAGTGTAGGTGAAGGTGTGACTGAGCTCAAACCAGGAGATCATGTTCTCCCGTGCTTCACTGGAGAATGTGGGGATTGCCGCCACTGTCATTCAGAGGAGAGCAACTTGTGTGAAACTCTTCGGTTCAATACTGACAGGGGTGTTATGCTCAATGATGGCAAGACAAGATTCTCCAAAAATGGACAGCCCATTTACCACTTTCTTGGCACCTCCACATTTAGCGAATACACTGTTGTTCATGTTGGCTGTGCTGCCAAGATCAACCCTGAAGCCCCACTTGACAAAGTTTGTGTACTTAGTTGTGGAGTATCCACAG GTATGGGTGCCACTTTGAATGTTGCAAAACCCGAAAAGGGTCAATCTGTAGCCGTCTTTGGATTGGGTACTGTTGGCCTTGCa GCTTGTGAAGGCGCAAGGATGGCTGGGGCTGGAAGAATCATTGGTGTTGATCTGAACCCTGGTCGTTTCAATGAGG CCAAAAAGTTTGGTGTTACTGATTTTGTGAATCCAAAAGATCATGACAAGCCAGTTCAAGAG GTGATTGCTGAGATGACCGATGGAGGAGTGGATCGGGCTGTTGAATGTACTGGAAGCTTCAAGGCCATGATCCAAGCATTTGAATGCGTTCATGAT gGTTGGGGTGTTGCAGTACTTGTTGGAGTACCAGGTAACGATGACGCATTTACGACTCATCCTATGAATTTTTTGAATGAGAGGACACTTAAGGGTACTGCTTTTGGCAATTACAAGCCCCGCACTGATCTTCCTACACAGGTGGAAAAGTACATGAAAAAG GAGTTGGAAGTGGAGAAATTTATCACTCACTCAGTCCCTTTCTCAGAGATCAACAAAGCGTTTGATTACTTGCTGAAAGGACAGTCTATCCGATGCATTATCCGCATGGAAGCTTAA